One Gordonia mangrovi genomic region harbors:
- a CDS encoding proteasome assembly chaperone family protein, giving the protein MDERPAEHSALYSLEFPAPQVSNDEGTGPVLVHALEGFADAGHAVALAARHMRDALDSELVATFSTDELIDYRSRRPTVTFDGNTFTGIEMPSLTMHAIRDTNGRPFLLLAGSEPDLRWEQFVAAVRGLVEHFGVSDVIGLNAIPMAVPHTRPASLTAHGNDPDQLGDLPRWGSEMKLPASASMLLELRMSQHDHRASGLSVHVPHYLSQTDYPAASARLLTAVGELTGLQIPVAALDNAAAKVREQVDKEVDGNAEIEGVVQALESQYDTFAQAQAQRASLLAAEADLPTGDELGAELERFLAQQSGDDESGGDEGHGDDGPGGSPSPI; this is encoded by the coding sequence ATGGACGAGCGGCCCGCCGAGCACAGCGCGCTGTACTCGCTGGAGTTCCCCGCGCCCCAGGTCTCGAACGACGAGGGCACCGGGCCGGTGCTGGTCCACGCCCTGGAGGGCTTCGCCGATGCCGGCCACGCCGTCGCTCTGGCCGCGCGCCATATGCGCGACGCACTGGACTCCGAACTCGTCGCGACCTTTTCGACCGACGAACTGATCGACTACCGGTCGCGGCGCCCCACCGTCACCTTCGACGGGAACACTTTCACCGGCATCGAGATGCCCAGCCTCACCATGCACGCCATCCGCGACACCAACGGGCGTCCGTTCCTGCTGTTGGCCGGTTCCGAGCCGGATCTGCGGTGGGAACAGTTCGTGGCGGCCGTACGCGGACTGGTGGAGCACTTCGGGGTCTCCGACGTCATCGGGCTGAACGCGATCCCGATGGCGGTGCCGCACACGCGCCCGGCCTCGCTCACCGCGCACGGCAACGACCCCGACCAGCTCGGCGACCTGCCCCGGTGGGGATCGGAGATGAAGCTGCCGGCGAGCGCGTCGATGCTGCTCGAATTACGGATGAGTCAGCACGACCATCGCGCCTCCGGCCTGTCCGTGCATGTGCCGCATTACCTGTCCCAGACGGACTACCCGGCCGCATCCGCCCGACTGTTGACGGCCGTCGGCGAACTGACCGGCCTGCAGATTCCCGTCGCCGCACTGGACAATGCGGCCGCGAAGGTGCGCGAACAGGTCGACAAGGAAGTCGACGGCAACGCCGAGATCGAAGGGGTCGTGCAGGCCTTGGAGTCGCAGTACGACACCTTCGCCCAAGCCCAGGCCCAGCGCGCCTCCCTGCTGGCCGCCGAGGCAGACCTGCCGACCGGCGATGAACTCGGCGCCGAGTTGGAGCGTTTCCTGGCCCAGCAGAGCGGTGACGACGAGTCCGGCGGCGACGAGGGACACGGCGACGACGGACCGGGCGGTTCGCCATCGCCGATCTGA
- a CDS encoding DUF4192 domain-containing protein: protein MSTSQRPRPLTPSSLLTALPGLLGFIPERSLIVLAFGSDPHTVQTTMRHDLVFDDTGDLAGPLVTVLDGLAEICAREKALAVVVVIVDDRHPVGAERYRRVCVTADRCFAGIGGVATGFVVGQFAENAPWQRVWDAPEPTWSTPPLARTGSLRGRLGDPHSSPTAVQRAVETGRRVLGRRSEMEEMLRPLPHCVGPHHQFGEVVDGFDDATLLRDLVSQVIAYASPAHPPQLDCAAVTRLGAALLRLQVRDAALVLSVTDFRHAAETLWRELARRLTGSRRASAATMLGYLHYVNGEGGYAGVAFDHALAADPHWSLAGLLDTALRGGIPPTTIREMIPMCYDVAESLGVPMPGPSLDREVS, encoded by the coding sequence ATGTCGACCTCTCAGCGCCCACGCCCGCTCACACCGTCGTCGCTCCTGACGGCACTGCCCGGCCTTCTCGGCTTCATTCCGGAACGATCGTTGATCGTCTTGGCCTTCGGATCCGATCCGCACACCGTGCAGACCACCATGCGTCACGATCTGGTGTTCGACGACACCGGCGATCTCGCCGGACCACTGGTGACGGTGCTCGACGGTCTCGCCGAGATCTGTGCGCGTGAGAAGGCACTCGCGGTTGTCGTCGTGATCGTCGACGACCGGCACCCGGTCGGTGCCGAACGATACCGGCGGGTGTGCGTGACCGCGGATCGGTGTTTCGCCGGAATCGGCGGTGTCGCCACCGGATTCGTCGTCGGGCAGTTCGCCGAGAACGCACCTTGGCAACGCGTGTGGGATGCACCGGAACCCACCTGGAGCACGCCACCGCTTGCGCGGACCGGCTCGTTGCGCGGCCGCCTGGGCGACCCGCACAGCAGTCCGACGGCCGTGCAGCGCGCGGTGGAGACCGGTCGGCGAGTGCTCGGGCGACGGTCGGAGATGGAAGAGATGTTGCGCCCGCTGCCGCATTGTGTGGGCCCGCACCACCAGTTCGGAGAGGTCGTGGACGGATTCGACGACGCCACGCTCCTGCGTGATCTGGTGAGCCAGGTGATCGCATACGCGTCGCCCGCGCACCCGCCGCAACTCGACTGCGCTGCGGTCACCCGACTCGGTGCGGCCTTGCTGCGCCTGCAGGTTCGGGATGCCGCACTCGTGTTGTCGGTCACCGATTTCCGACATGCCGCGGAGACGCTGTGGCGTGAACTGGCCCGCCGCCTGACCGGGTCGCGGCGCGCAAGCGCAGCCACCATGCTCGGGTACCTGCACTACGTCAACGGTGAGGGCGGATACGCGGGAGTGGCATTCGATCATGCACTGGCCGCCGACCCGCACTGGTCGCTGGCGGGTTTACTCGACACCGCCCTGCGGGGCGGAATACCTCCCACCACGATTCGGGAGATGATCCCGATGTGCTACGACGTCGCCGAGTCGCTCGGCGTCCCGATGCCCGGCCCCAGCCTCGACCGCGAGGTGAGCTGA
- a CDS encoding metal-dependent transcriptional regulator translates to MNDLVDTTEMYLRTIYDLEEEGIVPLRARIAERLEQSGPTVSQTVARMERDGLLHVAGDRHLELTEKGRELAVAVMRKHRLAERLLVDVIGMPWDQVHEEACRWEHVMSENVERRLLAVLDNPTTSPYGNPIPGLDQLGLDNTPATDGATRLSDLPQGDPVVVIVRRLSEHAQSDATLISDLREAGVVPNARVTVTIGPGRATVTSPGHDGLELAEDMAHAVFVEKV, encoded by the coding sequence GTGAACGATCTGGTTGACACCACCGAGATGTACTTGCGGACGATCTACGACCTCGAAGAGGAAGGAATCGTCCCCCTGCGTGCACGTATCGCTGAACGGCTGGAGCAGAGTGGCCCGACCGTGTCGCAGACGGTCGCCCGCATGGAGCGCGACGGATTGCTGCACGTGGCCGGCGATCGGCATCTGGAACTCACCGAGAAGGGCCGGGAACTCGCCGTGGCGGTGATGCGCAAGCATCGACTCGCCGAACGACTTCTGGTCGACGTCATCGGAATGCCCTGGGACCAGGTCCACGAGGAGGCCTGCCGTTGGGAGCACGTGATGAGCGAGAACGTCGAACGGCGTCTGCTCGCCGTGCTCGACAACCCGACGACCTCGCCGTACGGCAATCCGATCCCGGGCCTGGACCAGTTGGGTTTGGACAACACCCCGGCCACCGACGGCGCCACGCGCCTGTCCGACCTTCCGCAGGGCGACCCGGTCGTCGTCATCGTCCGACGGCTGTCCGAACACGCCCAGTCCGACGCCACGTTGATCAGCGACCTCCGAGAGGCCGGTGTGGTGCCCAACGCCCGCGTCACCGTGACCATCGGCCCGGGCCGCGCCACGGTCACCTCTCCTGGCCACGACGGCCTGGAACTGGCCGAGGACATGGCGCATGCGGTCTTCGTCGAGAAGGTCTGA
- a CDS encoding acetoin utilization protein AcuC translates to MTRSTSDEAAAVIWSEDFLSYKWAHTHPMNPVRLALTMTLAQSLGVLEGVDSRAPLAIDDSALTVVHSTEYIDAVRAVGSGTASLAGPLLERLFGLGDADNPVFEGMHEAARLLVGGTLAAAQAVGSGSVRRAVNIGGGMHHAMKARAAGFCIYNDCAIAIRWLLDNGFDRIAYVDIDAHHGDGVQVEFADDPRVMTVSLHQHPATLWPGTGWPTEVGDGAAAGSAVNVALMPDVADQLWLRAFHAIVPSVLDAFRPQILISQCGVDSHRADPLTDLALTVDGQRAAMQAMRDLAEKYCDGRWIAVGGGGYGVVNVVPRSWTHLLAVVLDRDVDVDTTINESWCATAEQIAETVHSDYSQPPVGVMGDGGKVNYVAWDGDTGQDPPEGITGAAQRQTDRAILATRRAVYPLHGLDPEDPRD, encoded by the coding sequence GTGACGCGGAGCACGAGCGACGAAGCGGCGGCGGTCATCTGGAGCGAGGACTTCCTGAGCTACAAATGGGCTCATACCCATCCGATGAATCCGGTGCGACTGGCCCTGACCATGACGCTGGCGCAGAGCCTCGGTGTCCTCGAGGGCGTCGACAGCCGCGCGCCGTTGGCGATCGACGACTCGGCGCTGACCGTGGTCCACTCCACGGAGTACATCGACGCCGTGCGCGCGGTGGGATCGGGAACCGCATCGCTGGCCGGCCCGCTGCTCGAGCGGCTGTTCGGCCTCGGCGACGCCGACAACCCGGTGTTCGAGGGGATGCATGAGGCCGCTCGTCTGCTGGTCGGCGGCACGTTGGCGGCCGCACAGGCGGTCGGCTCCGGCTCCGTCCGTCGCGCGGTCAACATCGGCGGCGGGATGCACCATGCGATGAAGGCGCGAGCCGCGGGGTTCTGTATCTACAACGACTGCGCGATCGCCATCCGCTGGCTGCTCGACAACGGGTTCGACCGGATCGCCTATGTCGACATCGACGCCCACCACGGCGACGGCGTGCAGGTGGAGTTCGCCGACGATCCCCGCGTGATGACGGTGTCGCTGCACCAACATCCGGCCACCCTGTGGCCCGGCACCGGCTGGCCCACCGAGGTCGGCGACGGTGCGGCGGCCGGCTCCGCCGTGAACGTCGCGCTGATGCCGGATGTGGCCGACCAGCTGTGGTTACGCGCCTTCCACGCAATCGTTCCGTCGGTGCTCGACGCGTTCCGGCCGCAGATCCTGATCAGCCAGTGCGGTGTGGACAGCCACCGGGCGGATCCGCTGACCGATCTGGCGCTGACCGTCGACGGCCAGCGCGCAGCGATGCAGGCGATGCGCGATCTCGCCGAGAAATACTGTGACGGCCGGTGGATCGCGGTCGGCGGTGGCGGATACGGAGTCGTCAACGTCGTCCCCCGCAGCTGGACGCACCTGCTGGCCGTGGTCCTCGACCGTGACGTCGACGTCGACACCACGATCAACGAATCCTGGTGTGCCACTGCCGAGCAAATTGCCGAGACCGTGCACTCGGATTACTCGCAACCGCCGGTCGGGGTGATGGGGGACGGCGGCAAGGTGAACTACGTCGCCTGGGACGGCGACACCGGGCAGGACCCACCCGAGGGAATCACCGGAGCCGCGCAGCGTCAGACCGATCGAGCCATCCTCGCCACCCGCCGCGCCGTGTACCCGCTGCACGGACTTGATCCGGAGGACCCGCGTGACTGA
- a CDS encoding bifunctional acetate--CoA ligase family protein/GNAT family N-acetyltransferase — MAGPTSPVPPPTAASESAEQPRPRDPWDYPRHWIADVLASDGGVVHLRPIVPDDADRVVRFHGGLSERTRYMRYFGPTPTLPPRELARMTTVDYQKRVALVAVLGGEIIAIGVYEGLGFDGKPESAEVAFVVADDHQGRGLGPILLEHLAGAAAENGFTRFEAEVLSENPNMVAVFRDAGYQLSRNFDGSTVHVEFLIDPTEALLSVRNARERASEARSVANLLRPSSVAVIGASTDPKKVGNTLLANIIAGGFTGPVFPVNGPGPDTQSESEQGTSATGHGRRSPGHRHIRPRPPSVRGIRAYPTVRDVPDPVDLAVVAVPAAVVDDVLDDCLVKGVRTLVVVSSGFGESGAAGLESERRLVEQAREHGMRLVGPNALGVANNSASIALNATLAPRIPAAGRVGFFCQSGALGIAILDTAARRQIGLSTFVSAGNRADVSGNDLLQYWDTDTDTDVVLLYLESFGNPRKFSRIARRVSRSKPIVAVKSGKGAMTAARAERSSAASLDDRIAQMVLEQAGVIQVHSISELFDCATLFAYQPLPRGPRTRIIGNSSVLGSLAADTARGGGLEVTDTIDLGAGASEDEFEAAVTDAMRDPAVDAVIVVFVPPVAVDADWHARALMAAANTPDADGPKPIVTTFLAVEGIPPGLMKPGGNGLPECGSIPSYGSPERAATALVRAWQYARWRQRPEPEIHRPDGTDPEGARMYVREVMDRHDRDDGGEPTDTLGPVESATLLRAYGIEVVPFAEVSTMHEAAGAAERFGFPVAVKATSPVWRGRLDREGARLDLPDATAVITAFSELSQLTGDDLLHVQKMAPKGIGTTIRVRDDRSFGSLISFGLSGRTFDLLGDHGYRAIPLTPLDAEELLDEPRSAPLLGGYAGEPPVDRSALTDLLMRISTLVDDIPEVREVLCDPILASPDGAAVLNAVIRVGPVPTRADTGPRRLA, encoded by the coding sequence CTGGCCGGGCCGACGAGCCCGGTACCACCGCCGACAGCCGCATCCGAATCCGCCGAACAGCCACGACCGCGCGACCCCTGGGACTACCCGCGGCACTGGATCGCCGACGTGCTGGCCTCCGACGGCGGCGTCGTGCACCTGCGGCCGATCGTGCCGGACGACGCCGACCGCGTGGTCCGCTTCCACGGCGGCCTCTCCGAGCGCACGCGCTACATGCGGTACTTCGGGCCCACGCCGACGCTGCCGCCGCGTGAGCTGGCGCGGATGACGACCGTCGACTACCAGAAGAGGGTGGCGCTGGTCGCCGTTCTGGGCGGCGAGATCATCGCGATCGGCGTCTACGAGGGGCTCGGTTTCGACGGCAAACCGGAATCGGCGGAAGTGGCGTTCGTCGTCGCAGACGACCACCAGGGTCGTGGCCTCGGTCCCATCCTGCTCGAACACCTCGCCGGTGCCGCCGCCGAGAACGGCTTCACCCGTTTCGAGGCCGAGGTGCTCAGCGAGAACCCGAACATGGTCGCGGTGTTCCGCGACGCCGGTTACCAGTTGTCGCGCAATTTCGACGGCAGCACCGTGCACGTGGAATTCCTCATCGATCCGACCGAGGCGCTGCTGTCGGTTCGCAACGCCCGCGAACGAGCCTCGGAGGCGCGCAGTGTCGCCAACCTGCTGCGGCCGTCCTCGGTGGCCGTGATCGGCGCGTCCACCGACCCCAAGAAAGTCGGCAATACGTTGCTGGCCAACATCATCGCCGGTGGCTTCACCGGCCCGGTGTTCCCGGTGAACGGGCCCGGCCCGGACACACAGTCGGAGTCGGAGCAGGGCACATCGGCGACCGGTCACGGCCGGCGCTCGCCGGGGCACCGGCACATCCGTCCCCGCCCACCCTCCGTGCGGGGTATCCGGGCCTATCCCACGGTCCGCGACGTGCCCGACCCGGTGGACCTCGCAGTGGTCGCGGTACCGGCGGCGGTCGTCGACGACGTGCTCGACGACTGCCTGGTCAAAGGTGTGCGCACGCTGGTGGTGGTGTCCTCGGGTTTCGGCGAGAGCGGCGCGGCAGGGCTGGAGAGCGAGCGGCGGCTCGTCGAGCAGGCGCGCGAACACGGGATGCGTCTGGTCGGCCCGAATGCGCTCGGGGTGGCCAACAACAGCGCCTCCATAGCCCTGAACGCCACACTGGCACCGCGGATTCCGGCGGCCGGTCGGGTGGGGTTCTTCTGCCAGTCCGGGGCCCTGGGTATCGCGATCCTCGACACCGCGGCGCGCCGGCAGATCGGGCTGTCGACGTTCGTCTCGGCGGGCAATCGCGCCGACGTCTCGGGCAACGACCTGTTGCAGTACTGGGACACCGACACCGATACCGATGTCGTGCTGCTCTATCTGGAGAGTTTCGGCAACCCGCGGAAGTTCTCCCGTATCGCCCGCCGGGTCTCCCGGTCCAAGCCGATCGTCGCGGTGAAGTCCGGCAAGGGAGCGATGACCGCCGCGCGTGCCGAACGGTCGTCGGCCGCCAGCCTCGACGACCGGATCGCGCAGATGGTGCTCGAACAGGCCGGCGTGATCCAGGTGCACTCGATCTCCGAACTCTTCGACTGCGCCACGCTCTTCGCCTACCAGCCGCTACCGCGGGGGCCACGCACCCGCATCATCGGGAATTCGTCGGTCCTGGGCAGCCTGGCAGCCGACACCGCCCGAGGTGGCGGACTGGAGGTGACCGACACGATCGACCTCGGCGCAGGCGCCAGTGAGGACGAATTCGAAGCAGCGGTCACCGACGCCATGCGCGACCCGGCCGTGGACGCGGTGATCGTGGTGTTCGTGCCGCCGGTGGCGGTGGACGCCGACTGGCACGCTCGTGCGCTGATGGCGGCGGCGAACACACCCGACGCCGACGGCCCGAAGCCGATCGTGACGACGTTCCTGGCGGTGGAAGGCATCCCGCCGGGGCTGATGAAGCCCGGTGGCAACGGACTGCCGGAATGCGGTTCGATCCCGTCGTACGGCAGTCCCGAACGTGCGGCCACTGCGCTGGTGCGGGCCTGGCAGTACGCGCGATGGCGGCAACGGCCGGAACCGGAGATCCACCGGCCGGACGGAACCGATCCCGAGGGAGCGCGGATGTACGTGCGGGAGGTGATGGACCGGCACGACCGGGATGACGGCGGCGAGCCGACGGACACCCTCGGGCCGGTCGAGTCGGCGACGCTGTTGCGGGCCTACGGCATCGAGGTGGTGCCCTTCGCAGAGGTCTCGACGATGCACGAGGCGGCGGGCGCCGCCGAACGGTTCGGTTTCCCGGTGGCGGTCAAGGCCACCTCGCCGGTGTGGCGTGGTCGACTGGACCGCGAGGGAGCGCGGCTCGACCTGCCCGACGCGACGGCGGTGATCACCGCGTTCTCGGAGCTGAGCCAGCTGACCGGCGACGACCTGTTGCATGTACAGAAGATGGCGCCGAAGGGAATCGGCACGACGATCCGGGTGCGCGACGACCGCTCCTTCGGCTCGCTGATCTCGTTCGGGTTGTCCGGCCGTACGTTCGATCTTCTCGGCGACCACGGCTATCGGGCGATACCGTTGACCCCGCTCGACGCCGAGGAGTTGCTCGACGAACCTCGGTCGGCGCCACTGTTGGGCGGTTACGCCGGAGAACCGCCGGTCGATCGGTCGGCGCTCACCGACCTGCTGATGCGCATCTCCACGCTGGTCGATGACATTCCCGAGGTGCGGGAGGTGCTCTGCGATCCGATCCTGGCCTCGCCCGACGGTGCGGCGGTGCTCAACGCCGTGATACGCGTCGGTCCGGTGCCCACACGTGCGGACACCGGACCCAGACGGTTGGCGTGA
- a CDS encoding sigma-70 family RNA polymerase sigma factor, with translation MTEQDLDAQSPAADLVRVYLNGIGRTALLNAEQEVELAKQIEAGLYAKHLLATKKRLSATKKRDLAVIVREGEYARAHLLEANLRLVVSLAKRYTGRGMPLLDLIQEGNLGLIRAMEKFDYAKGFKFSTYATWWIRQAITRGMADQSRTIRLPVHLVEQVNKLARIKRELHQQLGREATDEELANESGIPAEKIADLLDHSRDPVSLDMPVGNDEEAPLGDFIEDAEATSAENAVIAGLLHSDIRSVLATLDEREQQVIRMRYGLDDGQPRTLDQIGRMFGLSRERVRQIEREVMGKLRQGERAERLRAYAS, from the coding sequence ATGACGGAGCAGGATCTCGACGCCCAGTCCCCGGCAGCCGACCTCGTTCGCGTCTATCTCAACGGCATCGGCCGCACCGCTCTGCTCAACGCCGAGCAAGAGGTCGAACTGGCCAAGCAGATCGAGGCCGGTCTCTACGCGAAACATCTGCTGGCCACCAAGAAGCGCCTCTCGGCCACCAAGAAGCGTGACCTCGCCGTCATCGTCCGGGAGGGCGAATATGCGCGTGCACACTTGCTCGAGGCCAACCTCCGCCTCGTGGTGTCGCTGGCCAAGCGCTACACCGGACGCGGGATGCCGCTGCTGGATCTGATCCAGGAGGGCAACCTCGGTCTGATCCGCGCGATGGAGAAGTTCGACTACGCCAAGGGGTTCAAGTTCTCCACGTATGCGACGTGGTGGATTCGACAGGCGATCACCCGCGGCATGGCCGATCAGAGCCGCACGATCCGGCTGCCCGTCCATCTGGTCGAGCAGGTGAACAAGCTCGCCCGGATCAAGCGGGAGTTGCATCAGCAGCTCGGCCGGGAGGCCACCGACGAGGAATTGGCCAACGAGTCGGGTATTCCGGCGGAGAAGATCGCCGATCTCCTCGACCACAGCCGTGACCCGGTGAGCCTCGACATGCCCGTCGGCAACGACGAAGAGGCACCGCTCGGGGACTTCATCGAGGACGCCGAGGCCACCTCGGCGGAGAACGCGGTGATCGCCGGGTTGCTACACTCCGACATCCGTTCGGTGCTGGCCACTCTCGACGAACGTGAGCAGCAGGTCATCCGGATGCGCTACGGCCTCGACGACGGTCAGCCGCGCACTCTCGATCAGATCGGTCGGATGTTCGGTTTGTCCCGTGAACGCGTCCGTCAGATCGAGCGCGAGGTCATGGGCAAGCTGCGCCAGGGTGAGCGCGCCGAACGGCTGCGCGCCTACGCCAGCTGA
- a CDS encoding DUF3099 domain-containing protein, giving the protein MSREGSTGHGTEPQAFLITGAQQSLDDQHRARVRKYLTLMAFRVPALVIAGIVYSATGNGLLALAIVAASIPIPWIAVLIANDRPPRKRGEVPQYRYGVDHSVIGPAPLEGPHQILDSRLVDSTADPSDTTSRAERDRRSR; this is encoded by the coding sequence ATGAGCAGAGAAGGATCGACGGGGCACGGAACCGAGCCCCAGGCCTTTCTGATCACCGGTGCGCAACAGTCGCTCGACGACCAGCACCGGGCGCGTGTGCGCAAGTACCTGACCTTGATGGCCTTCCGGGTACCGGCTCTCGTGATCGCCGGGATCGTCTACAGCGCCACCGGAAACGGTTTGCTCGCGCTCGCCATCGTCGCCGCCTCCATCCCGATTCCGTGGATCGCCGTGCTCATCGCCAACGACCGGCCTCCGCGCAAGCGCGGCGAGGTGCCGCAGTATCGATACGGCGTCGATCACTCGGTGATCGGGCCGGCACCGCTCGAGGGACCCCATCAGATCCTCGATTCGCGCCTCGTCGACTCCACCGCCGACCCGTCGGACACGACCTCACGCGCCGAGCGCGACCGACGTTCCCGCTGA
- a CDS encoding DUF3039 domain-containing protein, with protein MGTETIERPDLDERTDVDERPDADTTDHGDDDRPKFFHYVKKDRIAESAVMGNHVVALCGETFPVTRSAKPGSPVCPKCKKIYNRMRKE; from the coding sequence ATGGGAACTGAGACAATCGAGCGGCCGGACCTCGACGAGCGGACCGACGTCGACGAACGGCCCGATGCCGACACCACCGATCACGGCGATGACGATCGCCCAAAGTTCTTCCACTACGTGAAGAAGGACAGGATCGCCGAGAGCGCCGTCATGGGTAATCACGTGGTGGCCTTGTGTGGAGAGACATTCCCCGTCACCCGCTCGGCCAAACCCGGATCGCCGGTCTGTCCGAAATGCAAGAAGATCTACAACCGCATGCGCAAGGAATGA